Proteins encoded in a region of the Camelus bactrianus isolate YW-2024 breed Bactrian camel chromosome 36, ASM4877302v1, whole genome shotgun sequence genome:
- the LOC141576193 gene encoding uncharacterized protein LOC141576193 yields MATLEKLAKAFETLKSFQGPPPQPPQPAPQPPPPHPVPPPPQPLQPVPPPPQPRQPAPQPSSPQPAPPPPPPPLQPPQPVPPPPQPPQPVPQPPSPHPAPQPPPLQPPQPGPQPPPPPPPQPAPQPPPPQPPQPAPQSPPQPVPPPLQPPQPAPQPPPPPPQPAPQPQPPPPPPPQPPQPAPQPTSPQPVPPPPQPPQLAPPQPAPQPQPPPPPPPPQPPQPGPQPPPPPPPQPAPQPPSPQPAPQPPPLQPPQPVPPPLQPPQPAPQPPPPPPQPAPQPQPTPPPPLQPPQPVPSPPQPPQPVPPPPPPQPPQPAPQPQPPPPPVHRGSGAAAQTEG; encoded by the exons atggcgaccctggaaaagctggcgaAGGCCTTCGAGACCCTCAAGTCCTTCCAGgggccgccgcctcagccccctcagccggcaccgcagccgccgccgcctcacccggtaccgccgccgcctcagccccttcagccggtaccgccgccgcctcagccccgtcagccagcaccgcagccgtcgtcgcctcagccggcaccgccgccaccgccgccgccgcttcagccccctcagccggtaccgccgccgcctcagccccctcagccggtaccgcagccgccgtcgcctcatccggcaccgcagccgccgccgcttcagccccctcagccgggaccgcagccgccgccgccgccgccgcctcagccagcaccgcagccgccgccgcctcagccccctcagccagcaccgcagtcgccgcctcagccggtaccgccgccgcttcagccccctcagccggcaccgcagccgccgccgccgccgcctcagccggcaccgcagcctcaaccaccgccgccgccgccgcctcagccccctcagccggcaccgcagccgacgtcgcctcagccggtaccgccgccgcctcagccccctcagctggcgccgcctcagccggcaccgcagcctcaaccgccgccgccgccgccgccgcctcagccccctcagccgggaccgcagccgccgccgccgccgccgcctcagccagcaccgcagccgccgtcgcctcagccggcaccgcagccgccgccgcttcagcctcctcagccggtaccgccgccgcttcagccccctcagccagcaccgcagccgccgccgccgccgcctcagccggcaccgcagcctcaaccaacgccgccgccgccgcttcagccccctcagcctgtACCgtcgccgcctcagccccctcagccggtaccgccgccgccgccgcctcagccccctcagccggcaccgcagcctcaaccgccaccgccgcccgtccaccgtgggtcaggagccgctgcacagacg gaaggttaa